In Vicia villosa cultivar HV-30 ecotype Madison, WI linkage group LG7, Vvil1.0, whole genome shotgun sequence, the DNA window ACCGACCACATATGTTGATTCACATGCTTTTGCATTATAAGAACAGTTCTTCCTCCAACGATCAGTGACGGGAGGCAATGGACAATTGAGTCTCAACTTTATCTGAACCCAATAATTACGGTTGACAAAAGCAACAACAATGATCGTATGTTAACTCGTGTATGGGGTGGAGCTATGTGAAGCGGGAACAAAAGTTATGTTCATTAACATcgaaagagaaacaaatacaaCACTGTATCTAGAATCGATAGGGTAACCCATATCCGGGATCGACATCCATTTCTCCTTATCCTGTTCACCCAAGTGTTTTACGAGTAATGAGGTACTAACATCAGAGACAGTGTCATAGAACAACTTGTCTAAAACACATGAATAgattccaaaggtatatgtatgcCTAGAATATGGTAGCCGACAAGCTGACACGCACACGGTAACCCATGTGTTGTTCTAATGTAACAACCACACCTCTGCTTGCTCGCACCAATAAATTTGACTATTTCTAGTTCATTTCCAATGATTTGTATACACTGTCTTGAAACAAAATTGTGCAATTTAGAATAGAATGGAGTGTTATAATAATGCTCAATGTTGACGATACTTTTTTGAAACGACACTCTTATGGAACCTAGTTGCAACTTCAACattagggatgacaacgggtcgggTGCAAGTTTCGCATTACCAAAACTTGCACCCGAAATCAGCACCCGAATCCAAACTCAAAGgttgttcgggtggcaaaataacactcaCGCCCACACCCATTGGGTtcggttttttcacccaaacccgaacccgcagcaaatacataaaatacaattTTCCTACACCTTTCCgtaatatatagatatatataaacGAGTGTGATTTCGGGTGCgtgtttcacactacccaaactcgcACCCAAAATATCGGGTGGCATTCGAATCCGAATCCAAACTCAGTCAACTTAGGTTtttacccgttgactcgggttcgggtgcgggtgggccctgcaggtttgggtctgcttgccatccctaTTCAACATTGTGTTCACAACCTCCCAACTTGCACAAAAATCACCACGACTTGTCGTCAACATGTTCTTCAGTCTCTGATGTGCAGACTCCATCCTAGAAATCATAGACACATTAAATAAACAACTCACAAATAGAAAACATAAACATATTTCCTTTTAAAATGTACCTGTTTATTGTTGTGTTCCCTAAATGAGTGACTTTGTTAGTCCATGCAATAACAAATCTTTCCTTATATGGTGTTAACCAcatttctttcacatacttgacaAATGATGGAATATCACCACATACACTCTCGAAGTGATTGAGATGCACATCAAATTCGTCTTCTGTATTTGAATACATCATGTTGTTCCATGGATCCATGACATATTCTTGTCTTTATGATTTGACATACTCTTTACATTTCATGCTAAcgatttttgaaatatgaaacgcACACAACAAATGAGACGCATTTGGATACATAGAATCAATGACATTCATTAATGCAAGTTCCCGGTCCGTCACCATGACATCTTGTAGCACTTTCTCAGAATAAAACAACTCCTTGAGCCTCTCTAGTGCCCATGTGAAGTTCTCCTCTCTTTCGTGTTCCAAAAATGCAAAAGCAACTGAAAACGTCAATTTTGTTGATGCAACACCAACAATATCAAGCAGTGGTAGTCGGTACCTGCACGATTAAAAAACACATTCAAAAACTAGATCACTCATTATACTTTTAAGATAGgagaaattaatattaatattctaACCTATTTGTCTTGTACGTGCAATCAAAAATCAACACCAGAGaaaacatattcaacaacttgACAGAGTCAGGGTGTGTCCAGAATATATCAGCCACAATATCTAAATTCTCCTTATTTATAGACCAACACGTGTGTTTCTCTTGGTGAATAAGGCTCAATAACACTTGCATTTCTGTCAGTGCATCTCTCTTGCCCAATATGTATGTTGCTCTAGCTCGGTATATCTGGGTAATACTCGTGAGATTTTCTAGGTCTTTGTCTTTCAAAGAAGACGCGATGTACGTTGGTGCCATATTATACTTCTTCATGTCATTCACAGACTCTCTTTCATCATCTTTCTGacgccccaagatgtcatgaccTAACATATCCTTATCTAGTATATGATTATGCATCCCACGTTTAACCACTACCTTCCATCCAATAACACTCGAAGCAGATCTCAGCCTAAATTGGCATCTAAGCCTCATAGTAGAATTGACATCAGAAGGGGTCGCaacttcattttttcttttataatttcctTCTCGGTCACAACACATAATCTATTTATCCTCCCTCCCTCGCATTCCATTAGCAAAATCATATCGGATTGTAACAACAACACCACCATGACTTCTTCCAATAGCACGTGCCCATTCTAGAACCTTATCTCATGATTCAAAAATCTGACAATCACAAAAACGTACAATTACATAACTAcatcaatttataaaaacaaaaaaaaaattgtgtatgaAGTAAGGTAAACATACCGTATCTGTCACGAAGTACTGCGTAAGATCACTTAAAGAATCCGTACAAGAAACTAAAGTTGTCGATACAGGACCGCAAAGATATTAAACTTCATGTaccataccggaaatttcaagtTTAAAGAAATTTCCGATACAcaccggaaatttgaaatttccgatagTGGGTTATATACCGAAAATTTGTGAATTTTTGGTATGGGGTAAGGAGTTTGGTAAAAGTACTAGAATTTTTAAAATCCCTAGTAAATCGCACCGGAAATTTGGAATTTCTGGTATATAAATACCGAAATTttgtaaaatcaaataattttcggTATCGCACAAAAAAGGATACCAGAAATTTGCTAAAGGCTACCAAAAATTTACTTTTAGGCTGATTTTTcccaacaataatttttttttttaaaatggtaaAAAGTTTGAGTTAATAGTATAGGGGTATTTTGAGAATATCGCAAATTGGGGGGGTGGCAAGTATAAAAAAGGAGGCGACATGTAGATTTCTCGGCTTTTTTAGCTGCTAAAATAGAGAATGAAGATTTCTTATTCCACCTCTTGCTTTTCTTATGCACCAAGCAAAATTTCTTAAATGTCCTTCAAATCGAAAAGTATATTTTCGGTCCGCATCAAAATTTGATAAACTATACATTAGAAtagaactaggggtggcaaaacgggccggggcccgccgggccgcccgcgcacccgccaaaaattggcgggttgggttgggattttaggctcgccgctcgccaaagcccgccccgccaaaactcgccgcccgccatacccgccccgccaaagcccgccgctcgccaaaacccgctcctcctccaaaactcactctttttttagttaattctagtaattgcaattcttgatggtttattttatacatttatttataaatatatgtaatatattttagagtaaatttgttaaaaaattacttttataaaaaattgttttaaaaaataagtgaaaagtttaattaaaaggtaaaaaaagcatattaatctattaaaaaaataaaaataaaaataggcgggtaagcccgccgcccgccatcttggcggggcgggcatgattttgatgcccattttacttggcgggcatgcccgccccgctcgttttttggcgggcataaggcggggcgggcggcccgttttgccacccctaaatagaaccataatttaatttccgattttGACCCGGAGAAGTAATTATGATTTTGTGCTACACAGaaaccagaaaaatatcattGAACACCGCCAATATCTCAAACTCAAAATACAATTCATAACATAAACATAGAAAATATATTAAGGATTTTAACATAAATCAAACATTACAAATCAACGTCCACGTGGACGTTGCAACatcatgaaaatatttttggcacttatcaagtaCTCTTGGCAGACATTAAAGAGGCTGGTGGTGAATATCTTTCTATGTTTGTTGGTTGAACATTGGTGTACTAATTTCCCTTTCAAATATTTGTAACATGTGATGGAAAGCCTAGGGAGGCTCATGTACCAACGGAGGGTGATCGGTCatcatttctacttaatttcgtcatacattcggcaataagatcgccatacttggtaacactttgtggttgtttttaagtgtttttctttaattcatctaattctagttattctatgagcaatgtatttttatgtcgttttctttgtcaattaggtgcttttgatctcgtttggtaatggtttcaggttagcttcagagtgatggaagatcgcgtggccaaaagatgtgaagaaagaagcaaaaagcaaggaaaaagcatatgggcagaggcggacacggtctgaccgtgtcacctgacacggccgtgtcaggcctcaagaagaattgatctcccagaccagaagcggacacggtctgcccgtgtcaagggacacggccgtgtcagcggtgcgggcaggatttctaaatttgtggtttttccaattttttaaagtccgggggcagtttgggcattgtggcaaaaatctgaaaacctagagggattaaaagaggcttgagagacaaggggaagggacttttgatcgtacgatagaattccagagcAGAGAAAAGATAGCTTCTTCAAGgtgttggaagacgaagagattcaacggtggacaccattgaagatccgagttctcctaatctttgtaaatgtctaaactttgtgattttggtttcttgaatattatgagaggctaaaccccccaatgccaggggggtgtccctgatttgcattgtaatgactctgaatatcgttgttctttaatcaagctttcatattttgcaatttaattgtttaatgttcTTATTgttttctttgtcggcaaaacaagattgatccacggttaacaatctgtaggactacggttgttaaggtttttaaacaattaaatcttattgttatcacctaggcctagggataccgtaaggttatttgaaaaattcttgattatttacatctttggtttacaaacctttgtttctaaggacttaggcattaggattgcaaaccaaaaggttttcactaaggacttaggaaaacacccttaagaataaatagttgcatcatatgaacttgttaaagagatcttcttacagagtcattagaaggctgatcatacacctaccttggcattactctaaatttatacacaaaagctattttactttcagcttatttatttgaattttattattccaatataaaaacccccatatgctcttttgtttaattgactgtttataataatttatcttttctacgcaatcctcgtgatcgatacttggggtaaaacccattattactacatcggtgaaaatagtacacttgctatttttccgatcaagtttttggcgccgttgccggggattgccaaaatataagttttattttagtcaattaaaattttattgctctgcaattaaaattctttttgctgaaatttttatttgcttattttaattttaattttttttaacttatctactaatcgatttctaatcttgtatgcgaggtaaagcctcagctgaacttctttttaacgcagaaccagaaagactattgagagcacgactccgagaagtcaagcgaaaaagactggcatcgaaagaagactcccctgtagtttcagaatctgaagacgaagaagtaatatctattcagtccgagcagtcagattctgagcctgaaactatggcagctgatccacctcctccagagagacttttgggtgattatggaagggccaatgcaccgcttggaagaatgaccattgtaaaccaaccggtcaatgttgcacacttccaacttcatccttcaactatccgacagttggagagcaagccgtttgcgggacgaatcaatgaagatgcaaataagcatctacaaagattcctcaccacgacaacgtcattaaagattgaaggtcattctgaagaagctaagagacttgtaatgtttccttttaccttatctgaagatgcagaagagtggttttactcacttccagctggaagcatcacaacatggcaacagatggaaaccgctttcttgaacgaatacttccccgcatcagttttcatccgaaaaagatatgatattgtaaacttcaagcagaaagaaggggaatcgttgggggatgcatacaaaaggttcaagagatgtttggttgcatgtcctactcataatatggaccc includes these proteins:
- the LOC131619550 gene encoding protein FAR1-RELATED SEQUENCE 5-like, yielding MRLRCQFRLRSASSVIGWKVVVKRGMHNHILDKDMLGHDILGRQKDDERESVNDMKKYNMAPTYIASSLKDKDLENLTSITQIYRARATYILGKRDALTEMQVLLSLIHQEKHTCWSINKENLDIVADIFWTHPDSVKLLNMFSLVLIFDCTYKTNRYRLPLLDIVGVASTKLTFSVAFAFLEHEREENFTWALERLKELFYSEKVLQDVMVTDRELALMNVIDSMYPNASHLLCAFHISKIVSMKCKEYVKS